One genomic region from Gemmobacter aquarius encodes:
- the cobG gene encoding precorrin-3B synthase — MNEFQVQGWCPGALRPMESGDGLVVRVRPPLGRLSQDQARGLAAAARAYGNGLIDLSARGNVQVRGVTAASHSALIVGLRGMDLIDASPEAEQRRNILVTPFADVETLRLASALAGALGQMPPLPGKFGFVVDSGPVPMMGDISGDIRLERAADGRLLIRCDGAALGAPVDDGAAAAVDLARWFVAAGGVSDGRGRMADLIGRGVRPTDALTGTVAPAPKAVLPQPGLVAQGALVGVAFGQMQAEALAGLADLGPLRMTPWRMLLIEGVSVMPALPGLITDPDDPIRRVEACSGAPACLQGRAAVRDLARRLAPQVPTGRLLHVSGCGKGCAHPGRADVTLVATAVGFDLILNGSPTDRAMKRGLDADAIDLGGLF, encoded by the coding sequence GTGCGTTGCGCCCCATGGAGTCCGGCGACGGGCTGGTGGTGCGGGTGCGCCCTCCCTTGGGCCGGCTGTCCCAGGATCAGGCACGCGGGCTGGCGGCTGCGGCGCGCGCGTATGGCAATGGGCTGATCGACCTGTCGGCGCGCGGCAATGTGCAGGTGCGCGGCGTGACTGCGGCGTCGCATTCCGCATTGATCGTCGGCTTGCGTGGGATGGACCTGATCGACGCCTCGCCCGAGGCCGAACAGCGGCGCAACATTCTGGTCACGCCCTTTGCCGATGTGGAAACCCTGCGGTTGGCGTCCGCCTTGGCCGGAGCTTTGGGTCAGATGCCCCCCTTGCCGGGAAAGTTCGGTTTTGTCGTCGATAGCGGCCCGGTGCCGATGATGGGCGACATCTCGGGCGACATCCGGCTGGAACGTGCGGCGGATGGGCGATTGCTTATTCGCTGCGACGGTGCTGCGCTGGGGGCGCCGGTGGACGACGGTGCGGCGGCCGCTGTCGATTTGGCGCGATGGTTCGTGGCGGCAGGCGGGGTCAGCGATGGCCGGGGCCGGATGGCGGATCTGATCGGGCGCGGCGTGCGGCCCACGGACGCGCTGACCGGCACGGTTGCCCCCGCCCCAAAGGCTGTACTGCCGCAGCCGGGGTTGGTGGCGCAGGGTGCGCTGGTGGGTGTGGCCTTTGGCCAGATGCAGGCCGAAGCCCTTGCGGGACTGGCCGATCTTGGCCCTCTGCGGATGACGCCCTGGCGGATGCTGCTGATCGAGGGGGTGTCTGTCATGCCGGCGCTGCCCGGTCTGATCACCGACCCCGACGATCCGATCCGGCGGGTCGAGGCCTGCTCTGGCGCCCCCGCCTGCCTGCAAGGGCGGGCTGCGGTGCGTGATCTGGCGCGGCGCCTGGCCCCTCAGGTGCCAACTGGCCGCCTGCTGCATGTGTCGGGCTGTGGCAAAGGGTGCGCCCATCCTGGCCGCGCGGATGTTACCCTGGTTGCGACCGCCGTGGGGTTTGATCTGATCCTGAACGGCAGCCCGACCGACCGCGCCATGAAACGGGGCCTTGATGCGGATGCCATTGACCTGGGGGGACTGTTCTGA
- a CDS encoding precorrin-8X methylmutase, with translation MPHVYEKDGAKIYVQSFATIRAEADLAAFTPEEEVVVVRMIHAAGMVGLERHVRFSPGMAIAARTALEAGAPILCDVRMVSEGITRARLPAGNAVICTLQDPAVPALAARMGNTRSAAAVELWRPHLGGALVAIGNAPTALFHLLNMLEDPDCPRPTAIIGCPVGFIGAAESKAALMDAAPVPAVVVDGRLGGSAITVAAVNALASRKE, from the coding sequence ATGCCGCATGTCTATGAAAAGGACGGCGCGAAAATCTATGTGCAATCCTTTGCCACCATCCGGGCCGAGGCCGATCTTGCCGCCTTCACTCCCGAGGAGGAGGTGGTCGTGGTCCGCATGATCCATGCGGCGGGCATGGTCGGGCTGGAGCGGCATGTGCGATTCTCGCCCGGCATGGCGATCGCTGCCCGCACCGCACTTGAAGCGGGCGCACCGATCCTGTGCGATGTCCGTATGGTCAGCGAGGGAATCACCCGCGCCCGCCTGCCTGCAGGCAATGCGGTGATCTGCACGCTGCAAGACCCAGCGGTGCCCGCGCTTGCCGCCCGCATGGGCAACACCCGCTCGGCGGCGGCGGTCGAGTTGTGGCGGCCGCACCTCGGGGGCGCCTTGGTTGCCATCGGCAACGCGCCGACCGCGTTGTTTCACCTGCTGAACATGCTGGAAGACCCCGATTGCCCAAGGCCGACAGCGATCATCGGGTGCCCGGTGGGCTTTATTGGTGCCGCGGAATCCAAGGCCGCCCTTATGGATGCCGCTCCGGTACCTGCAGTGGTCGTGGATGGGCGACTGGGCGGATCGGCGATTACGGTTGCCGCTGTCAATGCCTTGGCAAGTCGCAAGGAATGA